In the genome of Neodiprion fabricii isolate iyNeoFabr1 chromosome 4, iyNeoFabr1.1, whole genome shotgun sequence, the window ATTACTTTCTGTAGTAGAACCCTATATCCTAATCTAAAAAAGTTTCACACATGGATTTCAATATgattcaaaatgaaattgttaattattttttagcaaaaagttcgaaataattgaaaatgcaaCAAACACTATTAGAACTATAGGGATATTTGTTTACCGATTTTAGAAATGATTCTGtacaattgtaatttaagAAGAAAATCTTACTTGTTTGGATAAAGGTCCGAAGACCTTATCGAATGTGAATTTCTTAGAGAGCTTGTCCTGTGGTTTCTCACGCACGATAACTTCTTTGCTAGAAGGTACCTCTACCACTGTTAAAGATTTACCCAATTTTTCCACGTCATTTGCTGGCCTATAAATCAGAAATTTCTGTTGTATTAAAAATACCTCTTTGAAATGTTGTCACACTTTACCTCTAAGCGTCAAAACATTCAGTTCTTCAATGAATTTATAGTATTCTGTgctcaatatttcaaaaagttaCGAACTTGGAACAATAAAAACTGAAATCTAGGATTAGTGCAACAGTGTACACAGTAGTAGCACTGATGCTTGACAGAAGTTTTGACAGGACCAAACTATCTAACAAATTACGACATACTTTGTCAAGTAGAAActttaaatgaaattgatcGAAATACGAGACATACGTGTAatttaggaaaaataaatggtaAAGGCTTGCTTTAGCTTCTGTTTTGTTGAGACGCTAGGTGACAACAAACTTAATTCATGCTTGGgttatatttgtattttatttcagcgaATACCTGACACGAACGAAGACTTGTATGTGTTGGTTTTTATCCTTTTTGCTTATGCgcgtttcattcattttcagtTGCACGTTTTTTTAGTACACACAGGAGTTTTCACAAGCAGTTTGGCGTGCAGCAATTACTGAAAGGTGCTGGAACGGCTCAAATATCCGTTGGCTAATCGGTGAGCAAGCTAGAGTTTGAATTCACTGTTTGCAATAACTGCCGCCAGAGGTACGGCGTCATAATATTCATCCACTAAACAAATATATTAAGATGAGTCGTTGACGTGCGTCGATTGACTTGTTAGACAGAGATTCCAGTTTTTTAACCGTGTGGTTTACACCACGGTTTGCACAGTGTCATCTGtcaacgatgataataataaaaatatacagtaTAATGCCACGCCAGCGCGCGATTCCGGACTCATCTCTTTAGGTTGGaataaacaatattatttatctGCCCTATAGGAATAATGATCATATTACAATCGTGCTCGTTTATATCTGCAAAGAAAGCAATACATTCTataaaacgaattgaaaacattGAGTACCCaactgtgaaaataaatacatcgAGCCAACGCATAAGTATTGTGACAAGTCACACGTTTGTTGTGCCACAGTGGCAATTCACAAAAATGTACCCGATTTTTGTTTGCCGAGTCATACGTGGCAATTCTTATCTGGCATTTAAATAGAGAAGATTACATTGAATCCCCTCTGAGTGTTAATTATTACATATTCGATCTCTGATAAGGTAGGTACAAATGTATCAGAATCCATCGTTTGTTTGTAACGTGCTACTTTTGATAGGAAAATTACCTGAAACGGGGTATTCAAAttacataattaattaaacgaaTTCACTGTCTAAAATATCGCCGCAACGTGACGCGTTAACTTGCCACAATACAACATGTACTTATTACCAGATTTTATAGCTTCTGTTGCTAAAAAATTACACTTTCAACAAATAATCCAGATGCCGTTCAAACATTTATACGTTGTACCAAATCTgtcaaaagaaattttattataaattacttGCGGTCAAGTACTTGCAATATATGTACTTTTTGGGTGCTTCGAAGTACCATCTGTTTGTAccatttgtcaaaattttacaGAGCATTGTGATTAACTCTATTGTATAGTAAAAGTGTTTCACAATAAAATGTACTTTCGATTAGCCTATCCTCAAACAATGCTCAATAACTGGAAATTGGAAAgaatatattgaattttttaaatctattgTAAGAACTTATATCAAAAACTCCTAATTAGAGAGTATTATTGCCTTTTGgccaagtataaaaatattcagttaAAAATACTGACAATCTTCTATTTTTGATctgatattaatatttgtcATTATGATTATTCGAGCACTGACagtaattgtttatttaaaatttttgatactATTTCCTTACAGCAAATAAAACAAAGCGTAGAGCACacttataaaaaattcatcagctaaatattttttttttgtaaaaacttgAATATCGACTTTGTTAGaagtgaataaatgaataatattaccGTTAATTGCGATATCATATGTTTCATTTGCAGCAAGCTTGATCGTATATCGTATCCAGAAATTGGACACAGTTACTAAGTTATGcctgagaagaagaaaaaacttgaCACTATGCGAGCTTTAATTTTGGTCGGTGGTTATGGAACCAGATTACGTCCACTTACGCTAAGTCGGCCCAAACCTCTGGTTGAATTTGCTAACAAACCAATGCTCTTACATCAAATAGAAGCATTGGTAAGTGTCGCTgactaaataaaaatttttggtgatatatttatagaaatttgaacTCATAATGCCTTTCATATAAATGTTGGCTTGTCAAAAACCTTATTCACAACCAAAAGTTAATATTACTTTTAAGGCACAGTAAATTAACATTTGATGTATTCTTGAATTTAGGTTGAGGCAGGAGTAACAGAAGTAGTGCTTGCTGTCTCATACAGAGCTGAGCAAATGGAGAAAGAGCTCGGCGAAGAAGCAAAGAAGCTTGGGgttaatttgatattttcacatGAATCAGAGCCTTTAGGGACTGCCGGTCCTCTTGCGTTGGCTAGAGATGTATTGAGTTCCAGCAACGATCCATTCTTTGTCCTTAACTCTGACATAATATGTGATTTTCCATTCAAAGAGTTGGTTAATTTTCACAGAAATCATGGCAGGGAGGGTACAATTGTTGTTACTAAAGTTGAGGAACCATCTAAGTACGGCGTTGTTGTTTATGGAGAGGGTGGTAGAATTAACAGTTTCATCGAGAAACCCCAGGAATTCGTTTCCAACAAAATTAATGCTGGTAAAGTAGAGATGGTgtgcatttttttaaactcagtGTTGCATCTTACTTGAAAAGATATATGTTAGTAAGCTTACCATATATTTGTCAATTGTCATGATTAATAACACTTCAAAATACAGAAGAGGATAACTGAACAAAAAACATTCATATTATCTATTTACGAGAAATATCTTTTCAGGAATGTACATCCTGAATCCAAGTGTGCTGAATCGGATAAAATTGCAGCCTACTAGCATAGAGAAAGAAGTGTTCCCTGGCATGGCTCAAGATGGGGAATTATATGCCATGGAACTTCAGGGTTTTTGGATGGACGTTGGACAGCCCAAAGATTTTCTCACTGGTAAGCATTTCACCTAAAATCTGGTAAGACCATTATAGTCTTCAGTATCTCTGCCAGGTATCACTAGTTTTCTTACCAGAAATATGCAATAGTTTTCTGTGAATAGTTGCATATATTTCAGGTATGTGTATGTACTTGGCATCTCTGAGACAAAAATCGCCGGGAAAGTTGTATTCAGGACCAGGAACAGTAGGTAACGTACTCGTTGACCCTACAGCGAAAATTGGGGAAGGCTGCAGGATTGGTCCAAATGTCACCGTAGGACCAGGAGTGATCCTTGAAGACGGCTGTTGCGTCAAAAAATGTACCTTGCTGAAAGGGGCAACAGTCAAGGAGCATGCTTGGCTTGAAGGGTAAGATCACTAGTAAcctaataaataattgttttttggggatgttttaaataaaaacaattaaattgaaaatatttgtttgttaAACAGATGCATTGTCGGATGGAGAAGTGTGGTTGGACGATGGGTTCGAATGGAGGGTACAACTGTGTTGGGTGAAGATGTGATAGTTAAAGATGAATTGTACATCAACGGTGGACAGGTCTTACCTCACAAAAGTATAGCCACTTCAGTGCCCGAACCTCAGATTATCATGTGATCTATCttaaatgtgaaaattattttgtaaatattatatagCACTAAAATTATTAACCCAAAATATTCGTATAGTATTTTGACGTATTTGTACCCTTATGCTTTCTACTTTTtggaaaagtaaaatataaagattaattcaaattttcttggCCTATAAATTACCTTCTTTAATATGTTTAACAGAGAATAACATGTGCATATTTGTAGTAAATCCAACACTTCATGTTAACGATAAACCATTGCATTTTTTACAACATCCGGGCACACTTACCAATTTTGATTCCTGAATGAAAGGATTTCCTGATTATATCTCATATGCGTTTTAGCACTTGCAACCATTTTTGTGTTTCATCGGACTCAAAGTTTACAAGTAAAATATTCAGTTATAGCAcagcaaaaatttcaaatcgattcgagattcaatatttatattcacttTCGAGATCTTTGCTTATGATACAAATGCACTAAATTCAatagaataatatttatggaaaagcatgaaaatataaaaatcttaTAGAGTGATGCCATTTTTGGTATATATATGAACAACGTTTGATCAATTTAAAACCTTGATCTAATCCATTGAAGATTCGGATTTGGTGTGGTGcagtaatttaattaaatatgtttttcaattagttccacaattattaaatttatattcactTTAGTCTTACAGGAAGTCCACGGACCACAACTGCAGCCATTGTCATGTACTGGGAGCATGATCCTCTATACTTAGCTAAAGCCCGCAGCATCTCTGGTTCTACCGATGTTTTGCAAGGTCTTGATTCAGATAGAGACATTGTTGAAATGCCATTTTCCAAATCCATGTTCTTGAATGCTGttggtaaataaaataatatatatttatgtcaTGTGAGTACATACATCTAATTTTGTTCTTATGTTTCATGTGTGCTTGTGTTCAATTAGACAGGTTGCATAAAGAACGCAATGTACgaaaagtatttcaaattttatacaactTATCTTCATAGTTGTGTACCTTTGAAAGATTACATATAAAACCTGCAATGTTTCGAGTGCAATATGCTCTTCGCTTTGATTTGCAAAGCTGTGTTAAAGTGTCGTATGTTACGCACCCAATATTCCATTAGACCATTCATTCATCTTGACCTCTGACCAAGGCCGTGGTGCTGGCGAAGGAATCCAATTTCCCATCAAATTTGCTGTTAGTCTATCTACATCACCGTCAGTGACTTCCCACAGCATACCCAATATACAAGGACTACAAGgacatttttacaaaataaattagtGAGTTTTACAATTCGAAGAACTGTTACTATTGTATGTATGCTAAGTTTTACAATTCGATACAAGTCCTACAGTAAATAACTAATAATCCTTCGAACAGAATATATTAGGTGAACCCAGGAGTTCTCCAGAGTAATATTTTAGAGCAGACATAATTATTGCATCAGAGTACGTTCTTCAAAACATGCATGTTCGAGAACACTTTAAGCATGTGAATTCACAAATACTAAGTAATAAGGAAAAGAACTGGTCTTCAAAGAAAGAGCATTGTTCAATAATATGTTTAAGCAAAAACAATACCTGCATGCTATAAGATATTGGTTGGAGACTCCAATCGGTGGAAACCTTCCACCTACTGACCACAGCTTTGCACTCCCACAGCCAAATAAGAGAACAATAGCCTTTACTCGTAATTTCTCGATTCTCTCCCCTGATAAGTATTGTATTCCACTTCCATGTCCACTATACCTGCAATGTAATTGGCAGAACATCTTTTACATAATTTCTATGTTCTTAAAATATACTTATAGTAAATCTTATCAAAGTGATGTCCTAATGAGTATGATTATagtttttaatattcattcaATGTACTAGATTAAAACGAAACTCTGTACATTGTAGTGAAATCAAAGCTATTAACAACACGTTGTACTAACATTAATATGTCATAGTTGGTTAAAGCACATTCAAAACTCTTTTCATCTGGTTGAATATTATAAGTTCCTGTCCAATGTGGTAGCCAGTACTCAATGAACAATTTCATACGTTTCTCAAGCTCGGGTAAATTTCCTGATGGATTGACCATAAAGCTACCATtgttttttccgatttttataACCTTACAACCATTTTCGATCGTTTCTTCATGTTCTTTGTACAGTGCATATGCCATGTGTAGTGAGGGAAAACGTGTTACTGGATGATTTGTAAGAACATCCATGACTTCGAATGGAATGTGGTCAAGTATCTATAGAgggtgattaaaaataaatcctaTTATCAAATGATTGCGTCTATTATTGACAATTGtcatataacaataatattccTTGTACTTTACATACCTCATCTATAATTAAAACCAAAGTTTTTCGCTTGACTGACATCAGTGGAGTGAGGCTGTTCAATTTACCATAGATAGACAATATTATACTATCACAAAGTTTTTCATCGAGTGGCAGAATATATTTAATTGCTAAAGCAATTTCTGTCCTTGTCAGAAAGCAAGCACCCAGTGCTATTTTATGGAGTAGCCACCTAGTACGTTCTGATATACAATTCCTGTAAAGTAGAAGATTGCTAATGCTGCTTTAGCAGCACAGAAAATGTTAGTATAATGTATGAAAATTCTTACGATGATTTATTGTCTGTAATAAGCTTGTTGATCATTTCCCGCACATCTTTTACTACACTCAAATCTTCTATAGGATCCGCAATCAAAAGAACTCTCCACTCCCTAAGCCATGTAGATTCTAATTCACAAATTGCCATCTAAAACCAAATGTGATATAAAGGAAGGAAATGTGTGATGGTAAAATTGTTCTACAATGAAAGATACAAGTCGCTTACTTTCATCctgttattttgtttatctCGCATTTTCCAATACAAACGGTGATTAGCATAAGTTGCCTGTAAATCCATCCTATTGCTACTTAAAATATCACGTATCTCTTTGCAAACGTCATAATTTGTGCTTAGTTTGGGCTTTGGAACAGTTATACAAAAGGGATGAATTCCATTTTGTCCCGTAGGTAGTACTGATATGTGAATAGGAACCATACCAATCATTTCAGACGTGTTATAAATTGAACTTTTACTAGATTCATATTGTGCCGTCAGCTGGACCATGTACCACTCtgtaaatgttgaaaaacgtTGCCTTAGCATTAAAtattgacagaaaaaaaaatcaattgtcATTCAGAACGTCAT includes:
- the LOC124181691 gene encoding mannose-1-phosphate guanyltransferase beta; translation: MPEKKKKLDTMRALILVGGYGTRLRPLTLSRPKPLVEFANKPMLLHQIEALVEAGVTEVVLAVSYRAEQMEKELGEEAKKLGVNLIFSHESEPLGTAGPLALARDVLSSSNDPFFVLNSDIICDFPFKELVNFHRNHGREGTIVVTKVEEPSKYGVVVYGEGGRINSFIEKPQEFVSNKINAGMYILNPSVLNRIKLQPTSIEKEVFPGMAQDGELYAMELQGFWMDVGQPKDFLTGMCMYLASLRQKSPGKLYSGPGTVGNVLVDPTAKIGEGCRIGPNVTVGPGVILEDGCCVKKCTLLKGATVKEHAWLEGCIVGWRSVVGRWVRMEGTTVLGEDVIVKDELYINGGQVLPHKSIATSVPEPQIIM
- the LOC124181689 gene encoding separin isoform X3, yielding MPAGSFNYTEVWRKYKKCQEDDREVEAIYHLIESHAVLLHLQVQHRYNKTQERQMLLEEPQTFGLNPAYIKFNSDEEVKDCASTVTDRLKEFPEEWYMVQLTAQYESSKSSIYNTSEMIGMVPIHISVLPTGQNGIHPFCITVPKPKLSTNYDVCKEIRDILSSNRMDLQATYANHRLYWKMRDKQNNRMKMAICELESTWLREWRVLLIADPIEDLSVVKDVREMINKLITDNKSSNCISERTRWLLHKIALGACFLTRTEIALAIKYILPLDEKLCDSIILSIYGKLNSLTPLMSVKRKTLVLIIDEILDHIPFEVMDVLTNHPVTRFPSLHMAYALYKEHEETIENGCKVIKIGKNNGSFMVNPSGNLPELEKRMKLFIEYWLPHWTGTYNIQPDEKSFECALTNYDILMYSGHGSGIQYLSGERIEKLRVKAIVLLFGCGSAKLWSVGGRFPPIGVSNQYLIACSPCILGMLWEVTDGDVDRLTANLMGNWIPSPAPRPWSEVKMNEWSNGILAFKNMDLENGISTMSLSESRPCKTSVEPEMLRALAKYRGSCSQYMTMAAVVVRGLPVRLK
- the LOC124181689 gene encoding separin isoform X1, with translation MPAGSFNYTEVWRKYKKCQEVIDSFTDFESSAESPVYTDQNLEINIKKLISWMQSHPSCVEYMSLNKMLAISCLMDDREVEAIYHLIESHAVLLHLQVQHRYNKTQERQMLLEEPQTFGLNPAYIKFNSDEEVKDCASTVTDRLKEFPEEWYMVQLTAQYESSKSSIYNTSEMIGMVPIHISVLPTGQNGIHPFCITVPKPKLSTNYDVCKEIRDILSSNRMDLQATYANHRLYWKMRDKQNNRMKMAICELESTWLREWRVLLIADPIEDLSVVKDVREMINKLITDNKSSNCISERTRWLLHKIALGACFLTRTEIALAIKYILPLDEKLCDSIILSIYGKLNSLTPLMSVKRKTLVLIIDEILDHIPFEVMDVLTNHPVTRFPSLHMAYALYKEHEETIENGCKVIKIGKNNGSFMVNPSGNLPELEKRMKLFIEYWLPHWTGTYNIQPDEKSFECALTNYDILMYSGHGSGIQYLSGERIEKLRVKAIVLLFGCGSAKLWSVGGRFPPIGVSNQYLIACSPCILGMLWEVTDGDVDRLTANLMGNWIPSPAPRPWSEVKMNEWSNGILAFKNMDLENGISTMSLSESRPCKTSVEPEMLRALAKYRGSCSQYMTMAAVVVRGLPVRLK
- the LOC124181689 gene encoding separin isoform X5, which gives rise to MLLEEPQTFGLNPAYIKFNSDEEVKDCASTVTDRLKEFPEEWYMVQLTAQYESSKSSIYNTSEMIGMVPIHISVLPTGQNGIHPFCITVPKPKLSTNYDVCKEIRDILSSNRMDLQATYANHRLYWKMRDKQNNRMKMAICELESTWLREWRVLLIADPIEDLSVVKDVREMINKLITDNKSSNCISERTRWLLHKIALGACFLTRTEIALAIKYILPLDEKLCDSIILSIYGKLNSLTPLMSVKRKTLVLIIDEILDHIPFEVMDVLTNHPVTRFPSLHMAYALYKEHEETIENGCKVIKIGKNNGSFMVNPSGNLPELEKRMKLFIEYWLPHWTGTYNIQPDEKSFECALTNYDILMYSGHGSGIQYLSGERIEKLRVKAIVLLFGCGSAKLWSVGGRFPPIGVSNQYLIACSPCILGMLWEVTDGDVDRLTANLMGNWIPSPAPRPWSEVKMNEWSNGILAFKNMDLENGISTMSLSESRPCKTSVEPEMLRALAKYRGSCSQYMTMAAVVVRGLPVRLK
- the LOC124181689 gene encoding separin isoform X2; translated protein: MGSFNYTEVWRKYKKCQEVIDSFTDFESSAESPVYTDQNLEINIKKLISWMQSHPSCVEYMSLNKMLAISCLMDDREVEAIYHLIESHAVLLHLQVQHRYNKTQERQMLLEEPQTFGLNPAYIKFNSDEEVKDCASTVTDRLKEFPEEWYMVQLTAQYESSKSSIYNTSEMIGMVPIHISVLPTGQNGIHPFCITVPKPKLSTNYDVCKEIRDILSSNRMDLQATYANHRLYWKMRDKQNNRMKMAICELESTWLREWRVLLIADPIEDLSVVKDVREMINKLITDNKSSNCISERTRWLLHKIALGACFLTRTEIALAIKYILPLDEKLCDSIILSIYGKLNSLTPLMSVKRKTLVLIIDEILDHIPFEVMDVLTNHPVTRFPSLHMAYALYKEHEETIENGCKVIKIGKNNGSFMVNPSGNLPELEKRMKLFIEYWLPHWTGTYNIQPDEKSFECALTNYDILMYSGHGSGIQYLSGERIEKLRVKAIVLLFGCGSAKLWSVGGRFPPIGVSNQYLIACSPCILGMLWEVTDGDVDRLTANLMGNWIPSPAPRPWSEVKMNEWSNGILAFKNMDLENGISTMSLSESRPCKTSVEPEMLRALAKYRGSCSQYMTMAAVVVRGLPVRLK
- the LOC124181689 gene encoding separin isoform X4 gives rise to the protein MKAVGLLPVDDREVEAIYHLIESHAVLLHLQVQHRYNKTQERQMLLEEPQTFGLNPAYIKFNSDEEVKDCASTVTDRLKEFPEEWYMVQLTAQYESSKSSIYNTSEMIGMVPIHISVLPTGQNGIHPFCITVPKPKLSTNYDVCKEIRDILSSNRMDLQATYANHRLYWKMRDKQNNRMKMAICELESTWLREWRVLLIADPIEDLSVVKDVREMINKLITDNKSSNCISERTRWLLHKIALGACFLTRTEIALAIKYILPLDEKLCDSIILSIYGKLNSLTPLMSVKRKTLVLIIDEILDHIPFEVMDVLTNHPVTRFPSLHMAYALYKEHEETIENGCKVIKIGKNNGSFMVNPSGNLPELEKRMKLFIEYWLPHWTGTYNIQPDEKSFECALTNYDILMYSGHGSGIQYLSGERIEKLRVKAIVLLFGCGSAKLWSVGGRFPPIGVSNQYLIACSPCILGMLWEVTDGDVDRLTANLMGNWIPSPAPRPWSEVKMNEWSNGILAFKNMDLENGISTMSLSESRPCKTSVEPEMLRALAKYRGSCSQYMTMAAVVVRGLPVRLK